From the genome of Carassius auratus strain Wakin chromosome 24, ASM336829v1, whole genome shotgun sequence:
GGTGCACAAACGCAAGAGAGGGTGGCTCTTTAAGTCTCCATCATGTGCGTGATTCTCAATGCGGTATTATTTGGTGAAGGAGGCAGAGGAACCCACGGGCTGTAGGAGAACATTCCCCACAAAGCTTTACATAAGCAACGATGTGTCTAAACAACATTGCAAATTATCAGAGCTATTTCAGTTTTAACAATGGGACTCTAGATATGCTGCAGAAAAGAGAGTTCTCAAGAGCCTTTGCATATGTTTCACTAACTATAGCAAGTCAGTAACACAAACAGTCAGCAGGTGCTCTATCTGCTCtggttttcttgtttgtttgcatttaatCCATcactgattttaattttaaaaacaataattaaccTAACTTTGCCTCATAAGTAATTAACCCCCCTtccttcttctttcttctttctttttctgttagATTTGCTATTGATTTTCAGTATCCAAGTTGTAGTGTTTAAAGATCTGGGCCAGATGTTGAAAAGGTTACAATTTTGACTCTCACAATAGGTTATCCATGTGCGATCGCCAttgtgcctttgagcaaggcacttaacctCAGGTTGCTCCGGAGGGGCCGTGTCTGTAATAACTACTGTAAGTGGCTTTAAGTAAAAGCGTCTGCTATACTGACTTGTTTAACATTGCTATAGAACATATTGAGTCGTGAGGCATACTGCTGGATATCTATTCCCATTGCACTTTATCTAGAAATGCCGTTACTATGATCTCTTGAACCAGAGGTTGTGTAGGAGCCTGATTGTGCCGTGCTCACATTTATTTCCCCTCTCTCACCAAACACAATCCAGTCTCTGTTCGTCAGTACATTTATCAGGCCCTGTGTGATTGGAGTCAACAATGCATGTACAAACATGGTCAAGACTTCTTGACATAAATAATTGCAAAGTACAGGCAACTGTttgcaaacaattaaaatgcaattcTGTATTATATTTGTGTagaaaaatataatgcaatatattttctCTAGGCTATATTGTGCTGCGATAACACAGAGtgctaaacaatattttttactgtGCTTTACTGTGAAACTCAGACTCAGAATGTATTCTTGTCATTGAGAACAGAGAAATTAATGCCCTTGCTTTTACGGCGCTATGAACAATGGATACTACCTCCATTTCTGTAATTAGTTTCGGCAGATAAGAAATCTGACTTACAATTAAAAATTCCCCCAGAAGAGGTAGAAATCTGCTTAGCGTGTGCCTGTTTTAATTACTCAAGACAAGAGGCTCTATTGAGAGCCGCTTTATTTATATTCACAGCAGAGATGTGATGATGGTTATCTTCATTTGATGGTTATTGATTTGACCTATTATTCACTTTTCTTACTGGTGCTTCTTGAACAGCAAAATAAtccaaatataattttatataccgTTTTCCATcaatcagtctgtgcaaaatatatatattggtctCTTTTGGTCCAAGTTTTCCTTAATCAGGTTATTAGATGCCATGTTAAATTAAAGTGGATGAAAACAAGGTCACGTTGGTCCTAGATCACGTAATTTTCACAGCTCAAATCAACTTTCAAAActgattatgatttattttttcacaatgtatttttatctctcacagcctcattttcatcccGTCAGAAATTAAATATGGTGCTATCCTTAAGGTCTATAGGCTACTGAGCCATTATAACCTATCATCATTAACTCTGAAAACACTCTTTGTCCTTTTTCACTTCTCTCCAATTATGCATCGCTTCTAGAATGTGCTGTATGTAAAGAGGTGCTAATGGCTTCTATCAGCATACAAATGACTTTACAACTCAATAAACAGTGACCTCAAAAAGTAATTGGACACTCGAGCCACAcctaaaatgtattgcattagacaacaatatataaaacaaaattgcatttattttcataaaaatacaacacGAACACACGCACTAGAAACACATTGAACCGTAAATGTATAGTTTAACACTGAAGAAATAGGTTTAGCACTTCTTTGGACTTTTGATTACTATACTGAACTTGATTAAATGGTCCATTACGTCATATATAGCCTAATTTGTGTTAATTTAGCTGGCTTATGTATGAGAAAAAACGTGCTCACATTTTTATctctatatttaaaacattatgttttaaacttaatttattaagcccttttctttttttatacatataaaataaatgataacacGAGACCTAATGAATCTTATTCACAAGTCAGAGGTTACTCGTGTTTGTACTAGAGTTTGGAATCGTGTAATACTAGAATAAGTAACTCAACACAAGAGGGCGCTAGTGAACTGTGAATTCTATCTTGAACGTTTATATTGGATTTACATTTGAACTCTAAATCCCATAACTAAATTTATATGAAATTCCTACTTTTGAAAACACATCTTTAAACTGTTGGATCTGAAAACGGACATAACTTATATTAACAATACTTGTGAGAGTTGACCAAATTAACACTTTAGGGAAACATCTGGTAAAATGAAACGCCACCAAACCACAACATAAAGAATATAATGTTGTGGTTTTTTAAATTCACAAATCAGTCACGACCAAAAATTAACAAGATATAGCCTACATTCCATTTTATTGGCTATCTTGCTTTAAACATTCAATAATAATGGCATTCCAACAATCTGTGTGCTCTGACCATCTGTGGCAAGTCTGAACATTATTTCACCTCCATACACATCCCTAGCGTGAACACCTGTCTTCCTTTCCCTGGTCGCTTCTGACCACGCCCTCTACAAACCACGCCTCTATTTCGATTGGACCGGCGCTCATGAATATGCAAGTTTCGAACGCTCGGCCCCTCCCTTTGCACCTGATTGGAAGTATTTACTAGTTTTTTGCACTGAGGCGCTGGAGTAGAGCTGCACTGCACTGGAAGATGAAGCCCTGCCGGACCGAGCAATAAGGATTACAGTGATTTGACTTTCTAAAAGAGAAGAGAGGACCTTTATATCTGCCAGTCGACTTTATACATATTCCAGGATGCCTCGTTCATTCCTAGTAAAGAAGCATTTCAATGCAGCAAAGAAACCAAATTATAGTGAGCTGGAGAGTCCAACAGGTAATAAACTTGATGATTCTAACTCCTAAAAGTGAAAAGTTAACGTTATTTTGTCAGTTGCAACTTGTTAAGTAAACGCGTTAAGTTTGCGACATATTTAAAAAGATGAGCCTAATGAATTATTCAGTTTCATTTCATAAGTTTGGGTTTTAAATGATACCACTTTTAGGACTGTTTTCCAAAGTATTTCCTTTGAAAATCCGGTACACATGCGTATGATTGTTTTTGGCGAATGATATTATGATATCATCGTTGTGAAATTATTGTCTGAATGTAACTCAATGTAACGGAGTTAATATAAACTGTTAGTTGGTGCATATCAGTTAACTATATGAATGCTCTAGGGAAGTACAAATACTCGTTTTATCAATAAATAAGGCAATATATCTACATGCATAgctataaaaaaggaaactgcaTTTAAAATAGTTTCAGATTTAAAATATAGCATGTTACGTCTCAAGGTTTTTATGTCAAGAACCCAGTGAACTAATGCAATTGCATTTCCCCCCTTTTATTGCAGTGTTTATTTCTCCATATGTCTTAAAAACCCTCCCGGTGCCTATTATACCACAGCCTGAAGTGTTAAGCCCGGTGTCTTACAACCCCATAACAGTGTGGACTACCAGCAACCTGCCCCTGTCACCCCTGCCCAGTGACCTGTCCCCCATCTCCGGATACCCCTCGTCCCTCTCTGACACGTCCTCTAATAAAGACCACAGCGGTTCAGAGAGCCCCAGGAGCGATGAAGACGAGCGGATACAGTCGACCAAACTGTCAGACGCTGAGAAGTTTCAGTGCAGTTTGTGTAACAAGTCCTACAGCACGTATTCAGGACTCATGAAACACAAGCAGCTGCACTGCGACGCACAGACCAGGAAATCATTCAGCTGCAAGTACTGCGAGAAGGAATACGTCAGCCTAGGGGCCCTAAAGATGCACATAAGGACACACACGCTGCCGTGCGTTTGCAAAATGTGTGGGAAAGCTTTCTCCAGACCTTGGTTGCTGCAGGGACACATTCGGACGCATACAGGTGAGAAGAGATAATGCACACTTAAAATTCTTGTTGCATACATTGCGTTTAAGTATTTTGCACAATTTGTAATCAATAATTGTATTAGACAATGCATTGCATGATGCAGCAGTACTCCATTATTGAACTGACATGACTTTTGTGTTCAATAGGTGAGAAACCCTTTTCATGCCCCCACTGCAGTCGTGCATTCGCAGACCGGTCCAACCTTCGAGCTCACCTGCAAACCCACTCAGAAGTGAAGAAATACCAGTGCAAAAACTGCTCCAAGACCTTCTCTCGCATGTCGCTGCTGCACAAACATGAGGAATCTGGCTGTTGCATTGCACACTGAGAcggtctctcacacacacattcactaagTGCCTCCGATTGTGAATGTGTTCTCGGATCTGCTCTTCCTGTCAGTATACTCATGATAAACTGGATACGAAGTGCAAATGCATCCGATTTAAAAAAAGCACCGCCCTAGGGTCTGAATGCATGAAGTGTTTTTGGAGTCATTCAGAGATCAGATTCCAACCAAGACGCTACACGCTAACAAGTTAAACTGACCCAAAACAGCTTTCCGCTTTAAGATTGGTTCCTGGAGAACCTTCGACACCCTCAGAAAGCAAACGGCACAAAACAAAAGACTGGTGGTCTTAATTCATTGACTAAGAAGCCTTTTCATTTCAGTGTAAACACAGATTCACCTGCCTGTCATGTGCCTTCCATTTTAACAGCATTTGCCCTGTCCTGGTCGGGTTGATGTGTACTGTACATTTGTTTACGGATATGTACTATTTGGGAGGTTTTAAACATGTAGCCTCTCCAATAAGCAATAATTTGTGACTCAATGTTAAATGGTTAACagtcacttttttgtttttgtttttgttctgagAGGTAATCGGTCAGACATTTCACACCATAGATGGTGACACACCAATGAGCTTGAGACCAAAGGAATAATTAACGCCATGTTTTTAAACAGGGAACAAGTGCAAAATGACGCTTTCTTGAATTCAAAGTATTTAAACTGTTGTGCTATCATAACACCACAGCAGTTAACCAGCACTCAAgacttgcaatttttttttcatcaggaaCTTCAGAGATTTTGccatgtaattgtttttttgaaTGTATATGACACTGATATGATTGTACTTTGTATTGAAAAGTGTAAACGAATGGTATGgttttgtacaaaaaataaaatttacactTTTTGAATAACTCTGCAATGGTTCAAATCTATTTGGCATCCATACTTTTGGGATAgtttgtgcaaaaaaatctaaattaaatcataattaactcaccctcattccAAATATGTATGACTTTTTTATCTGTGGAAAGAAGAATGTTTCTTGAAGAAAAACAATACGATTAAAGTCGCTAGGGTCTAAAACAAGGCTACTGATGACAGtattttgttttttggggggtgaactatccctttaggctTTAACACTTTCATTGAATAACAATTAGCTCAATGTTTAAATGTGCatagtgtttgaaatgttatgcaaATGAGAATGCCCTTAATGGCACATTAACAGAACGTCTCTTACTGAAATCTCCTGAAAACTGTGCTGTTAAATCTGTTGCTAAAGCATTCTGATTTTTTTCAAATCTGAATTAACAGTTAAAGAATTACAGTTAAACATGGTCATGGGGGGATGACTTTTCATCACCTGGTTTTAATATAGTTTGACTCATTCCCACAGTTAACTTGCATTGTGGGAGTTCATCAAAGTGCAGTTTAAGTATTTCATGCTGCAAATGTGTTTGCAGTTTATTGTGACAGAAAAAGGAAAGAGCAAGCCGTATGAACTACTATCATTAATTTAAAAGTCACACAGCTGGAGACTCCATTTATATTCAGGATTCAAAGTTAATCAGAACCAACttgaaaagtcatggaaatgaaGTGGCCAGAAGATGTGGGAACGACACAAGAGTTGTTGTGCATCTCAACAAAACGTCCTCAATTTAAAGTCAGTGGTTTTGTGGACACATGAACCTGTCCTTCCGAACCTGTTCGGCTCCCAAACAAATCCCAAATGTTACACCCCCTCGCTATGTTGATCTCACTTTGCTGCCAATTTCTTTGAAGACTCCTGGTCTCTGAAGGGGCCACTATGGCAAAGCCAGACTGGCTCTCACACATGTGAAAGTCCTTTACTGGATTATTACTCAGCAACCTCACACTACACAGTGGGAACTCACAGGACTTGCACAAACCAGCGGGCTTTCAAACACTGAATCCAATTTTGAACTAAAGTAAATACCTTTTAACTCCATTACAAAAATCATCTAAAGTACACTAGAAAATCAAGGTGAAAATGTGCCATTTAATAACATTACACCGAGAGagagatttattattatatatagaaataataattaattaaatgaatatttaatatgcaaaaataatatgGAAAAATGACACATGCACAAGTAAAGGCCTGGTGGGAATACTCACCCTACAGAAAGGCTTTGGGAAAACACTTGTCTCTTTCATGCTGTGTGGTTTTATCTTTCCATGATCTGAGTCATGGAAGCACTATTCCAGGTGTTCACTGTGACGCACCTCACAACTGAACAGCTTCGGCCCCTTGGGACCCCCTATGATGCCATACAGGTGTTCACATATCTTGCGGTTTTCTGGaagttcaaataaatgttatgacTTTTTGTGCATAATAATGGCAGAATATTATCACAACAAAACTTGGCACATTATATAGCAAATATGTTTAGGTATATAAATTAGGTATGTGGCTTTTAATTCATCTATCAGCTTTGAGGTCATCGGTAAACCTTTCTTGTCCACTTTCTTTCAGTCACCAGGAAAACATGTGACAGAACCTGCTTCTGATTGCAGTTTGCAAGAACGTAATTCAAAATCTGTTCTAACTCTGCTCTTTTGTCACATGTTCATTGAACTTTTGACGCCCCACGTCACATCAGGCCTCTCTCTCACAAGACTACCATCACCATGGCTCAAGGACAGATCCGACAAGGTTACAAAGGAAGTATATTATCTTtgttagtctctctctctctctctgttgactTCACACTAATGCAGCTGCTCCTGTAAATGGAACAGATTCAATTAGAAAGCTGGTTGAAGGCCTGTTTGTTCTGCTTTGTGTGCGATAGAAGGAGCCTGACCCGAAGAAAAAGACATAAATATTCTTCTCTTAGTAGCCTGAAAGAACCTTTACAGTATAAAAGAGGCAATTTTATTgcctttaaaggaaaagttcatgcaaaaatgtatGCACTATACTGCAAGTCATTAAAAGTCATATTATAGATATGTGtgaagaaatataatttattattcacataaaaaggtaattattaattattaggtCCAACTCCAAGGACAAAAGTGAATCACATCTGAAATCTATCTTAAAAGTAAAGTTCTCCCAAaagtaaacattattatttttcttttaataaattaatcgcaattaatcgcatccaaaataaaacataaatatttttaacataatatatgtatatgtactgtgtatatttattatatataaatgcacacacatacagtatatatttagaaaatacttacatgtatatacatttttgcatttattttcttatattttatattatatacataattatatttaaccCTCTAAGCACCAAAGTCgcaaaattgcaataaaatatcatactcaatatatataaacataacatatttttcttaaatataatcatgcatgtgtgtgtatgtgtgagtgtatttatatatacatagtaaatttccacagtatatacacacacatatgtaaacaagaacttattttggatgtgattaatcgcgattaatcatttgacagaactcatttatttatttattatatatatatatatatatatattgtggaacACAACAGGAGATATTTTGACAAATATTAGtaaccaaactgttttgattACTATTGACCACTAATGAACAGAAtggatgaatgaacaaacaaatgaattaataaataatgacctaactttcatttttggttgaactgtccctttaagatggcAGTTGGATTCCAAGCAGCTGGTAATACCAACTTAAGGTGGTGGAGGTTGGTTTTTGGAacataacatgcatttttttccacCTAATAACCAGCCTGAACCAAACTATGTTCCAAAACAGATACTTCAGCAATCAGCTAAATCTTACAGAAGTGAGGGatacttgtattttttgttttttatagcaACATACAAGGTAATTCTGCATATCACAGAACTGCAAGAGGGCAACTAATCAGTGCAGTATGTTAGAACAGTGATtgatccaaaaaataataattaatggagAGTAATTAGATCTAACGTTTTCCTAATGTCAGTAGCTGAATGAAGCTGATTAGCTTTCAATGTGTGAGTAACATTACCAGCCAAAAACAATACTTGTGTCAAatcatacatatacacattaGGAAAAAGGGGAAGGAAAGAATCCGAACAGCTAGACATGTCTGCGCTTGCTTCTAGGCCAAATATCATTACAATCTTCTGCTAACCTAAAATGTCTGATCGCTCATGTGATGAGAACAGGACACTCACATGCCTCTAAATCAATTATAGTCGATATCAACACAATCATATGCCAGCTCCTGAACAGATTTGATGACCTACAAGATATTTATCATCCATGTGAGAGTTTCATAACTCCAGGTCAACCATACTACAAATACTCTATTATTTTTCAAGAGAAGAACATGCGATTTCTGAACATTATCTATGGATTTTATGCTAAAATGTTGCCAATCAATACACCAATCTTGGATTTGAAAGCACCAGCTCCCATATTCAGCTACACAACATCATCATGCTGATGTTTCTTTCTAACATATTATTTCATAAGGGATTTAATTTAAACTGAGCAAACATTAACGCCTTATAGTACACTACATTTTTCAATATGCAATTGAAGCTAATCATTTTGTCAGAACATGATTGTTTTTCTTACACTAAGCAAGTGGCTGATTGTTGTTATTGAGTCTAATGAAACATAATCTAAGACAAGAGATTATTTTTAGCCTCCTAATGAAGTTGGTCCTCCAGGATGAATTAAATCCCACCTTCTAGCAAGTCTATGGCTGCTATGATATTTTCACTGCTATTATATTAACCTATTTTATATTGCTTACAAATCATACTGGAGAGTGATACTCTCAACAAACATCACTAGCTCTTGGTTAGCCTCTGTCAATGTACCTCCAGGAATCAGGGTGGCGCTAGTGAGTAAATGTCAGACATGAACTGTTTCTATAAAACTATAAATTCTgctaaaatctggaatctggacATTTCTAGATTTGCTGTTTAGCAAAAAACAATATCATGGATACACACGAATAGCTTTAACTTTATGCAGTGTTTGTAAAAGACACTTGTAAAAGTAATGCATGACAGTATTGCGCtactccataaaaaagtaactaattgtattacttagttactttttatgaaaagtaatcCATTgtattacttttgcattactttttatcaCTTGTACTGGGCctgcttatttgtttttttaatattaaaaaaaaatgtttggcaatACCTCACGTTATTTGTAATGCATCACTATTTTAAAAAGTGACTCagatatttattgtaaattaaattgtaatgcgttacttaactagttacttgaaaaagtaatctgattacatatcGCCAATTACTTGTATGTGTTACGAGTAACTTGCATTACTTatatgaaaaagtaactcagatatttatttgatatataagtTTGATATATAAGTATGTTCAACTTTATCTGCATACATACGGTATACTCATGTACAGTAAAATTTTGATCTATCgtcacaaaatgtaaattatcaGTTGCTACAGTACAAAGgcacaaaaatattgatatattataaacattaacatcatgattttctgtaaagcactGTGAAATCTCTATACAAATTAGGACTATAATAGGATTTTTGATTGTTAGAATGTCAAGTTTATTTTGGAAAATTACCCAAATTGAATGCAGCACTCAATATAAATAGTTTTGGTGCAAGAAACATTAGCCACCCCTAAAGTACAAATCAAATCCTAACAGATTTAAAACCAAGCAAACTGATTGGAGCCGTCAACCCCAGATCAAGTAATGCATGAAATCCCCTTCAGATTGAATCCTGTCTGTTGCCAAATCTATCCCGATATCAAGGCCTatcccaaaacaaaacaaatgggaAGTGATCGATTTACATTTCACAATCAAGCCAGTGCCTGCTTTTAGCTGCGCAGGCTTTATCCATGGAGACAAAAGAATCTGGAACAAACAAACCTTAGAAAATATCCAGCGCATGATGGTATTGTAGTCAAAAAACATGCCAGAACAGCACCAATCCACCAGCACGAGGCTCAAATAAACACGGCGGGATATCAGATGTGCCCTTTCCGAGGACCATTTATATAAGCCCATTCTCATTCATGCATTCTGATCTCCAACGCGATGCCGGTAAATGCAAAATCCCCATATAGCCGTGTCAGTGAGAGACAAAATATGAACGTGTCACTGTGATTGCTTGACCTGGTCAATGCCAGCTTTTGTTATTTTACTTTCACAAGTGAATGTCACTCTGCAATCAGTGCAGATCAGACTCAGAAGGTCACATCTTCAGCTGTAGActgtttttatgattttacacCATGACGAAACCAAAATTGATGTGATAAAGTGATAAGCGATAAAGCTATCTTTTCCATGAAAGTTTGTTTTCTGTCTAACAGCAAGTAGCTCTGAGCAACAAGATGTTTCGCTAGTTGTGTTTGGATCGGTAGCTTCGCCCGAAATGAAACAGCATCAATCTAAAATCCACAAAAAggtcaataaacaataaatatgttcTGACGTGTCAAGAGTGTATTGCATcgcacagcatttatttgatttaaaatacaataaaaatactatattcaAAATagcggttttctatttgaatatgttttacaatgtaatttattcctgtgatgcaaagctgaattttcagcagccattactggggcacatgatccttcagaaatcattctaatatgcttatttgctgctcaggaaacatttctattattattattattagtgtaaaaaaaagCTGGTGGTACATTATTTCGGGATGACTAGAAAGtttgaagaacagcatttataaataGAGTTTTATGCAActgcaaatatatttaatgtcacTTGAACACATCCTTTCCTAATAaaagtcttaatttttttttaactgtactgAACAAAAACGTTTTAATATATACAGACACTTACATTTTGAATCTAATTTGCTGAAATGCATTCTGTAATTCCAAACCTACAAATGTAAGCTAATAAACTTCAACGTTCAGGTGCATTACTTGAGTAAACCATGACTAATACTGCAGACTGAATCTATAACTGTAGCTATAGTCGTTCTTGCGGCTGGCAAAGCTAAAAATACACGGTTCAGATGTGCtccagactgtgtgtgttgtgtgtgatgtAATGTTTGGTGGTGTTGTGTGTTTGTCCCGTTGTGTCTGCTGAGTAACAAGGGTCTGTCGGGTCCAGCTGTAAGATCTCTGACTCAGGAGGATGTGGTGCAGACGCTCAGCTCCCCCTCAGCTCTTGAGGAAACAGCACCCGCGCCAGCTCAAGTCCTGAGCATTGTCTAAGTCAACAATCAGAAGGGAAAAGCCTGGAGAGTCCATCTTTGGCTTGGGATATATTGGTCTGTGTAGGGAAGACCTTGACAAAATTCCTACAATCTTTTATAGGTTGTTTAAGGATTTTATCTGGATGAAGTATATCATATGCTGATTAATTAATCACGTTCCAGTATTGCTGAGAAAGAGAATGCATTATTAGACATGTAAAACATTTATAGTAGTTATAAAAAGAGGCTTTAGGAGTCCATTTAAAATCATTTCATTTCCATATCATTAAACATAAGACTGCCatacagttcattttacaaatgttaataattaagaattattatcaataatcaaaaaaatttactttaattttattaaaatgtatatattacaaacattaataataataatattaaaacaaataaactgtaatataattatataaaaatgttgtatagatgttaacaactaaaaaattatactaataataataaaatgtataccttaataaaaaagtataaaatgtctatatattttattattaaaatgtctatatatacTATAACAGTTATTAATCAAGAATAATTACTtccaattaaataattattaaaatatatttatgtaaaatgtaaacaatgaacaattaagatttaaacacaaaatactatttaaaatgttaataattatttaaatctaattatataaacagtttataattgttaataataataataatgactaatattgaattttttttaaatttcaaatataattatataatgtaaacaacaataatattattaatattatataattattgtcaATTGTGTAATTAATACTTGATTTTTCACATTAAATCTAAAAATGGATTTCTTTCCAAATGCATCACATCAGAACCATTTTTTCTCAATATTAACActctttacagaaaatcatacttttaaagtttacaagcaaaaataaaagtgtatgaATTTTCCATCTGTTCTAGTGTTGCTCATCAGCGTTCAGGCGCCGTCGTGTGTAAAATGGAAACTGAGTCACACAAGTTTTGGGAGTGTTTCAACAGCCTCGAGAAAGGAATGATATCGGGTGGAAGGTgatgataatagtaatattatagtGCACTTCTGGGACTTTTgaacattcagaaagaaaaagccAAGCATTTCATTCTTCTTCAGCTCTGTTTTTTCCATTTAAGtccctttttttccctctctctcttcatgcCTGCGGGGGTCATTCCTGATCTCGCATCACTTGGCAAGCATCCGCTTTTGATCATTTTTCCTTAATATGGAAAACTCTTTGCAC
Proteins encoded in this window:
- the LOC113042601 gene encoding zinc finger protein SNAI2-like, whose protein sequence is MPRSFLVKKHFNAAKKPNYSELESPTVFISPYVLKTLPVPIIPQPEVLSPVSYNPITVWTTSNLPLSPLPSDLSPISGYPSSLSDTSSNKDHSGSESPRSDEDERIQSTKLSDAEKFQCSLCNKSYSTYSGLMKHKQLHCDAQTRKSFSCKYCEKEYVSLGALKMHIRTHTLPCVCKMCGKAFSRPWLLQGHIRTHTGEKPFSCPHCSRAFADRSNLRAHLQTHSEVKKYQCKNCSKTFSRMSLLHKHEESGCCIAH